The following proteins are co-located in the Micromonospora coriariae genome:
- a CDS encoding TAXI family TRAP transporter solute-binding subunit, with translation MRRIDVRLVAGLSVVALVAVGAAGCGGQQGGAAKDDAASEVTCEVSRETRVGIATGNATGVYYVVGNALAGQLSGATGGKLTGTAAETGASVQNVEQLVSGQYDVAFSLFDTAVNAVQGKGSFTAPQPVEALARIYDNYTQVVVRNDAQIGSVADMRGKRISTGSPKSGTEVIANRLLEAAGLDPAKDIRAQRLDLAKTVEGMKDGSVDGFFWSGGLPTGGLTDLFTTAGDRVKFIDIAPLLPKMNELSPAYQAGTIGRDAYRTAADTPTIVVPNVLLVRKDLDANVACAITRTVFDKRDALAQANPAAKGISLENARKTEPVPLHRGATKALKDLNAP, from the coding sequence GTGAGACGAATCGACGTACGGCTCGTGGCGGGCCTGAGTGTGGTGGCCCTCGTGGCGGTCGGCGCGGCGGGGTGCGGAGGCCAGCAGGGCGGCGCGGCCAAGGACGACGCGGCCAGCGAGGTCACCTGTGAGGTGAGCCGGGAGACCCGGGTGGGCATCGCCACCGGAAACGCGACAGGCGTCTACTACGTGGTCGGCAACGCCCTGGCCGGGCAGCTGTCCGGGGCGACCGGCGGCAAGCTCACCGGCACCGCCGCGGAGACCGGCGCCTCGGTGCAGAACGTCGAGCAGCTGGTCAGCGGCCAGTACGACGTGGCGTTCTCCCTCTTCGACACGGCGGTCAACGCGGTTCAGGGCAAGGGCAGCTTCACTGCGCCGCAGCCGGTCGAGGCGCTCGCGCGCATCTACGACAACTACACGCAGGTCGTGGTCCGCAACGACGCTCAGATCGGCTCGGTGGCCGACATGCGGGGCAAGAGGATCTCCACCGGTTCGCCGAAGTCCGGCACGGAGGTGATCGCCAACCGGCTGCTGGAGGCCGCGGGCCTCGATCCGGCCAAGGACATCCGTGCGCAGCGCCTGGACCTGGCCAAGACGGTCGAGGGCATGAAGGATGGCAGTGTCGACGGCTTCTTCTGGTCCGGTGGCCTGCCGACCGGCGGCCTGACCGACCTGTTCACCACCGCCGGCGACAGGGTGAAGTTCATCGACATCGCGCCCCTGCTGCCGAAGATGAACGAGTTGAGCCCCGCCTACCAGGCCGGGACGATCGGCCGGGACGCGTACCGGACGGCGGCGGACACCCCGACGATCGTCGTGCCGAACGTGCTGCTGGTCCGCAAGGACCTGGACGCCAACGTGGCCTGCGCGATCACCCGGACGGTGTTCGACAAGCGGGACGCCCTGGCCCAGGCCAACCCGGCCGCCAAGGGCATCTCCCTGGAGAACGCCCGCAAGACCGAGCCCGTCCCGCTCCACCGAGGTGCCACCAAGGCCCTAAAGGACCTAAACGCCCCCTAA
- a CDS encoding TRAP transporter permease has translation MSPTRSPDGSPPPAQPANSPADEPTPGDGGAPPRPRAAEVGTSTAAGSADPSGRADDAAPVDAERATRDLAAQFEDEKPGRVLSGPAGLVLTAAALAVGALALWQVFRPLAQGSKYYLIFFLAGVLPLVFLVYPADLRLAARLRARLRRTGGSDGPVGPGLPRPAPARPTAVDWALVALAAAGCLYPVLPIDLGTGGGGYNAFLDRQGLLVPLDLVMGTLLLLLLLEACRRATGWILPAVCLLFLGYGYYGGLLPQAWPVAHSGLDFSQLIDAFYNSDSGFYGTPLDVAASYIVLFTIYGAVLELSGAGRFFVELSAAAFRRSRTAAGRTAVASGFLLGTVSGSGAATTVSIGAVTWPLLRRAGYPPERAGGMLAAAGVGAILSPPTLGAAAFIIAEYLGVSYLQVLGWATVPTVLYYLGILLAVEIDARRSGVRPVVIDVSSPWRLLARFGYHFASLIAIVVLLAVGVSATRAVVLATLLAVALSFLDRAHQLTPARLVTALVTGVRGVLAVTAVCAAAGIITATTTKTGLGPQAAALLIGGAEAVTSDPTLVLVLTALLAAVALSLLGLAVPVTASFVIGWVIVGPALLDLGVTAPAAAMFVFYFAVLSEVSPPTALAAVAAAAVTGGRLVPTMWQTLRYALPAYLTPIAFVITPAGLGLLGIGGARRIAFAGVVIALSVAVLAVAAGGWLPGVGPAGAPERVLGALSGVTLLWLEPVPVTVGAALAAVAVAGVLVRRGAAARTGGPRAGSPANLREEKL, from the coding sequence GTGTCGCCCACCCGTTCGCCAGACGGTTCGCCGCCACCCGCACAGCCGGCCAACTCCCCCGCCGACGAGCCCACACCGGGCGACGGCGGCGCACCGCCCCGACCGAGAGCGGCCGAGGTTGGCACGTCCACCGCGGCCGGCAGCGCCGACCCGTCCGGGCGGGCCGACGACGCCGCCCCCGTCGACGCTGAACGGGCGACGCGGGACCTGGCCGCCCAGTTCGAGGACGAGAAACCGGGGCGGGTGTTGTCCGGGCCGGCCGGTCTGGTCCTCACCGCGGCGGCGCTGGCGGTCGGCGCACTCGCTCTCTGGCAGGTGTTCCGCCCCCTCGCGCAGGGCAGCAAGTACTACCTGATCTTCTTCCTGGCGGGCGTACTGCCGCTGGTGTTTCTGGTCTACCCGGCCGACCTGCGGCTGGCGGCCCGGCTCCGGGCCCGGCTGCGCCGCACCGGCGGCAGTGACGGACCGGTCGGCCCGGGGTTGCCACGTCCGGCGCCGGCGCGACCCACCGCCGTGGACTGGGCCCTGGTCGCCCTGGCGGCGGCCGGCTGCCTCTACCCGGTGCTGCCGATCGATCTTGGTACGGGCGGCGGCGGCTACAACGCCTTCCTCGACCGGCAGGGCCTGCTCGTGCCGCTGGACCTGGTGATGGGCACCCTCCTGCTGCTCCTGCTGCTGGAGGCGTGCCGACGGGCCACCGGGTGGATCCTGCCCGCGGTCTGCCTGCTGTTCCTCGGCTACGGCTACTACGGCGGGCTGCTGCCGCAGGCCTGGCCGGTCGCCCACTCCGGGCTCGACTTCAGCCAGTTGATCGACGCGTTCTACAACTCGGACAGCGGCTTCTACGGCACGCCACTGGACGTGGCCGCGTCGTACATCGTGCTGTTCACCATCTACGGCGCGGTGCTGGAGCTCTCCGGAGCGGGGCGGTTCTTCGTCGAGCTGTCGGCGGCGGCGTTCCGCCGCTCGCGCACCGCCGCCGGGCGGACGGCGGTGGCCTCCGGGTTCCTGCTCGGCACCGTCTCCGGGTCCGGCGCCGCGACGACGGTGAGCATCGGTGCGGTCACCTGGCCGCTGCTGCGCCGCGCCGGCTATCCCCCGGAGCGGGCCGGCGGCATGCTCGCCGCGGCCGGGGTGGGGGCGATCCTCTCCCCGCCCACCCTGGGCGCGGCGGCGTTCATCATCGCCGAGTACCTCGGCGTCTCGTACCTCCAGGTGCTGGGCTGGGCCACAGTGCCGACGGTGCTCTACTACCTCGGCATCCTGCTCGCCGTGGAGATCGACGCCCGGCGCTCCGGCGTACGCCCCGTGGTGATCGACGTCAGCTCGCCGTGGCGTCTGCTGGCCCGGTTCGGCTACCACTTCGCCTCGCTGATCGCCATCGTCGTGCTTCTCGCCGTCGGCGTCTCCGCGACGAGGGCGGTCGTCCTCGCCACCCTCCTGGCGGTGGCGCTCTCCTTCCTGGACCGGGCGCACCAGCTCACCCCGGCCCGGCTGGTGACCGCGCTCGTCACCGGCGTACGCGGGGTGCTGGCGGTGACCGCCGTCTGCGCCGCCGCCGGCATCATCACCGCCACCACCACGAAGACCGGCCTCGGGCCGCAGGCGGCGGCGCTGCTGATCGGCGGGGCCGAGGCGGTCACCTCGGACCCGACCCTCGTGCTGGTGCTCACCGCGCTGCTCGCGGCCGTCGCACTGAGCCTGCTGGGCCTGGCCGTGCCGGTCACCGCCTCGTTCGTGATCGGTTGGGTGATCGTCGGCCCGGCGCTGCTCGACCTGGGCGTGACGGCGCCGGCTGCGGCGATGTTCGTCTTCTACTTCGCGGTCCTGTCCGAGGTGTCGCCCCCGACGGCGCTCGCCGCGGTGGCCGCCGCGGCGGTCACCGGCGGCCGGCTGGTGCCGACCATGTGGCAGACCCTGCGGTACGCGCTGCCGGCCTACCTGACACCGATCGCCTTCGTGATCACGCCGGCCGGGCTGGGGCTGCTCGGTATCGGCGGCGCCCGACGGATCGCCTTCGCCGGTGTGGTCATCGCGCTCAGCGTGGCCGTGCTCGCCGTCGCCGCCGGCGGTTGGCTGCCCGGCGTCGGCCCCGCCGGCGCCCCGGAGCGCGTGCTCGGCGCACTCTCCGGCGTCACCCTGCTCTGGCTCGAACCCGTGCCGGTCACGGTCGGCGCCGCACTGGCCGCCGTCGCGGTGGCCGGAGTGCTCGTACGACGCGGAGCCGCCGCCCGGACCGGCGGGCCGCGAGCCGGATCACCAGCCAACCTCCGGGAGGAGAAACTGTGA
- a CDS encoding ABC transporter ATP-binding protein, whose product MTSGRPLIQARGLVKRFGDFTAVAGIDVEVHSGEAFGFLGPNGAGKSSTMRMVGCISPPSGGELRILDMDPVRDGPAIRARLGVCPQLDNLDPELTVRENLVVYARYFGISRRVARERAAELLDFVQLSERADSKVEPLSGGMKRRLTIARALVNDPEIVLLDEPTTGLDPQARHLVWERLFRLKQQGVTLVLTTHYMDEAEQLCDRLVVMDGGRIVAEGSPRALIEQHSTREVVELRFAAESQEPFAGKLDGLGERVEVLPDRVLLYVSDGDAAVAEVAALGLSPANVLVRRSGLEDVFLHLTGRTLVD is encoded by the coding sequence GTGACTTCGGGGCGACCACTGATTCAGGCTCGCGGGCTGGTGAAGCGGTTCGGCGACTTCACCGCCGTGGCCGGCATCGACGTCGAGGTGCACTCGGGCGAGGCGTTCGGCTTCCTCGGGCCCAACGGCGCCGGCAAGTCCTCCACCATGCGGATGGTCGGCTGCATCTCCCCACCGAGCGGTGGCGAGCTGCGCATCCTCGACATGGACCCGGTCCGCGACGGGCCGGCGATCCGGGCCCGGCTCGGCGTGTGCCCACAGCTGGACAATCTCGACCCCGAGCTGACCGTCCGGGAGAACCTGGTCGTCTACGCCCGCTACTTCGGCATCTCGCGGCGGGTGGCCCGGGAGCGGGCCGCCGAGCTGCTCGACTTCGTCCAGCTCAGCGAGCGGGCCGACAGCAAGGTCGAGCCGCTCTCCGGCGGGATGAAGCGCCGGCTGACCATCGCCCGCGCGCTTGTCAACGATCCGGAGATCGTGCTGCTCGACGAGCCGACCACGGGGCTCGACCCGCAGGCCCGGCACCTGGTCTGGGAGCGGCTGTTCCGGCTCAAGCAGCAGGGCGTCACGCTGGTGCTCACCACGCACTACATGGACGAGGCCGAGCAGCTCTGCGATCGGCTGGTGGTGATGGACGGCGGGCGGATCGTCGCCGAGGGCTCACCCCGGGCGCTGATCGAGCAGCACTCCACCCGGGAGGTGGTCGAGCTCCGCTTCGCCGCCGAGTCGCAGGAGCCGTTCGCCGGCAAGCTCGACGGGTTGGGGGAGCGGGTCGAGGTGCTACCCGACCGGGTCCTGCTGTACGTGTCCGACGGCGACGCGGCGGTCGCCGAGGTCGCCGCGCTGGGGCTCAGCCCGGCCAACGTGCTGGTGCGACGCAGCGGCCTGGAGGACGTCTTCCTCCACCTGACCGGCCGCACCCTGGTCGACTGA
- a CDS encoding ABC transporter permease encodes MAGSARERARPALPRVPALAVFDYFLVGYRRTWRAGVFSSFLLPVLTVLGFGLGVGAYIDQGVGGVRYLDWLVPGLIASTALQVTVGDSTWPVFSNFRWIKTYFAQSAAPLRVADILAGHLAFVMFRVLTSIAAFLLVTGLFGALRSPWAVVTLPVVALLGLAVAAPTFAYTASVSSDSWLAMLFRFAVIPMTLFAGVFFPVESLPDALRWLAYVTPLWHAVDLCRAATLGVAPQWSVAGHLLYLVAWSLAGWLLALRAFRRKLIV; translated from the coding sequence GTGGCGGGTTCGGCGCGGGAGCGGGCTCGGCCCGCGCTGCCGCGGGTGCCGGCGCTGGCCGTGTTCGACTACTTCCTGGTGGGTTACCGGCGCACCTGGCGGGCCGGGGTGTTCTCCTCGTTCCTGCTGCCGGTGCTGACAGTGCTCGGCTTCGGGCTGGGCGTCGGCGCCTACATCGACCAGGGCGTCGGCGGTGTGCGCTACCTCGACTGGCTGGTCCCCGGGCTGATCGCCTCGACCGCCCTGCAGGTGACCGTCGGCGACTCGACGTGGCCGGTGTTCAGCAACTTCCGGTGGATCAAGACGTACTTCGCCCAGAGCGCGGCACCCCTGCGGGTGGCCGACATCCTGGCCGGGCACCTGGCTTTCGTGATGTTCCGGGTGCTCACCTCGATCGCGGCGTTCCTGCTGGTCACTGGGCTGTTCGGGGCGCTGCGCTCACCGTGGGCGGTGGTCACCCTGCCGGTGGTGGCGCTGCTCGGGCTGGCCGTGGCCGCGCCGACCTTCGCGTACACCGCGTCGGTGTCCAGCGACAGTTGGCTGGCGATGCTGTTCCGGTTCGCGGTGATCCCGATGACGCTGTTCGCCGGGGTGTTCTTCCCGGTCGAGTCGCTGCCCGACGCGCTGCGCTGGCTGGCGTACGTGACGCCGCTGTGGCACGCCGTCGACCTCTGCCGTGCGGCCACGCTCGGCGTCGCCCCACAGTGGTCGGTCGCCGGGCACCTGCTCTACCTGGTGGCCTGGTCACTCGCCGGCTGGCTGCTGGCGCTGCGCGCGTTCCGTCGCAAGCTCATCGTCTAG
- a CDS encoding ABC transporter permease — protein MVTLILPRLVDVSAASRRSVSVVERNVAALKSVYWLLLLSGFVEPLLYLLSIGVGVGTLVGDLPLPDGRLVSYAEFVAPAMLASSAMTGALAETTFNFFGKMKYMKLYDGVIATPVRPFEIALGELGWAMLRGSAYSAAFLGVMVALDLTTVARALTALPAAVLVGFAFGALGMALSTFMRSWQDFDLMGSAQFTLFLFSGTFVPAQAYPALLHWLIEATPLYRSVHLIRGVALGTGGWFWLLDVLYLLAMMAFGLLVASRRMGRLLYR, from the coding sequence GTGGTCACGCTGATCCTGCCTCGGCTGGTCGACGTCTCCGCCGCGTCCCGGCGGTCGGTGTCAGTGGTCGAGCGCAACGTCGCGGCGCTGAAGTCGGTCTACTGGCTGCTGCTGCTCTCCGGCTTCGTGGAGCCGCTGCTCTACCTGCTCTCGATCGGGGTGGGTGTCGGCACGCTGGTCGGCGACCTGCCGCTGCCCGATGGGCGGCTGGTCTCGTACGCCGAGTTCGTGGCCCCGGCGATGCTCGCCTCCTCGGCGATGACCGGGGCGCTCGCGGAGACCACTTTCAACTTCTTCGGCAAGATGAAGTACATGAAGCTGTACGACGGGGTGATCGCCACCCCGGTACGGCCGTTCGAGATCGCCCTCGGCGAGTTGGGCTGGGCGATGCTGCGGGGCAGCGCCTACTCGGCGGCGTTCCTGGGGGTGATGGTCGCGCTGGACCTGACCACCGTCGCCCGGGCGCTGACCGCGCTTCCGGCGGCCGTGCTGGTCGGGTTCGCCTTCGGCGCGCTCGGCATGGCGCTGTCCACCTTCATGCGCAGCTGGCAGGATTTCGACCTGATGGGCTCCGCCCAGTTCACCCTCTTCCTCTTCTCCGGCACGTTCGTGCCGGCCCAGGCCTACCCGGCCCTGCTGCACTGGCTGATCGAGGCCACGCCGCTCTACCGGTCGGTGCACCTGATCCGCGGCGTCGCGCTGGGCACCGGCGGCTGGTTCTGGCTGCTCGACGTGCTCTACCTGCTGGCGATGATGGCGTTCGGCCTGCTGGTCGCTTCCCGCCGGATGGGCAGGTTGCTCTACCGGTAG
- a CDS encoding YihY/virulence factor BrkB family protein has translation MASDQSSVGDGRDRDPARGPVGPDEGPDSPTDLPGSGWKAALRRMVSEFQDDSLTDWAAALTYYGVLSIFPGLLVLISILGLLGPGATQGVEDTVKQAVPEGNIQQIITDAITQAGKNGGLASIAAIIGLLAAFWSASGYIAAFMRASNTIYDVPEGRPIWKTLPIRVGVTAVIGVLLLACAVIVVFTGRLAELAGNAIGAGDAAVTVWNIAKWPVLLVLVSLMFAILYWASPNARHGGFRWVSPGGVLAVVIWLVVSGLFAFYVSNFGSYNKTYGALAGVIIFLVWLWLSNIAILLGAEFDAELERGRAISAGHSVDEEPYVELRDDRKLRKKRNAAGGR, from the coding sequence ATGGCCTCCGACCAGTCTTCCGTTGGCGACGGGCGTGACCGTGACCCGGCCCGTGGGCCGGTCGGCCCGGACGAGGGGCCGGACAGCCCCACCGACCTGCCCGGCAGCGGCTGGAAGGCGGCGCTACGCCGGATGGTCTCCGAGTTCCAGGACGACAGCCTGACGGACTGGGCGGCCGCGTTGACCTACTACGGGGTGCTGTCGATCTTCCCGGGGCTGCTGGTGCTGATCTCCATCCTCGGCCTGCTCGGCCCCGGCGCCACCCAGGGCGTCGAGGACACCGTCAAGCAGGCGGTGCCCGAGGGCAACATCCAGCAGATCATCACGGATGCGATCACCCAGGCGGGTAAGAACGGCGGTCTGGCCAGCATCGCGGCGATCATCGGTCTGCTGGCCGCGTTCTGGTCCGCGTCCGGGTACATCGCCGCGTTCATGCGCGCCTCGAACACCATCTACGACGTGCCGGAGGGACGGCCGATCTGGAAGACCCTGCCGATCCGGGTCGGCGTGACCGCGGTGATCGGCGTGCTGCTGCTGGCCTGCGCGGTGATCGTGGTCTTCACCGGTCGCCTCGCCGAGCTGGCCGGGAACGCGATCGGAGCGGGCGACGCGGCGGTAACGGTGTGGAACATCGCCAAGTGGCCGGTGCTGCTGGTCCTGGTCAGCCTGATGTTCGCGATCCTGTACTGGGCCTCCCCGAACGCGAGGCACGGCGGGTTCCGCTGGGTCAGTCCGGGTGGGGTGCTGGCCGTGGTGATCTGGCTGGTGGTCTCCGGCCTGTTCGCCTTCTACGTGAGCAACTTCGGTTCGTACAACAAGACCTACGGCGCGTTGGCCGGGGTGATCATCTTTCTGGTCTGGCTCTGGCTGAGCAACATCGCGATCCTGCTGGGCGCCGAGTTCGACGCGGAGCTGGAGCGCGGCCGGGCCATCTCGGCCGGCCACTCCGTTGACGAGGAGCCGTACGTCGAGCTGCGGGACGACCGCAAGCTGAGGAAGAAGCGGAACGCCGCGGGAGGCCGCTGA
- a CDS encoding ROK family transcriptional regulator, whose product MRTVDPLHVRLLRLLRDEGAVSRAELADRLQMPRPRLLAELDRLVALGYVAEAGLAASRGGRRSTLVELNPKLRFAAVDLGASSMDVEVVNGRLEPVAHYAEAADIRNGPKVTLQRVNELLHKAKVDGAYERLDAVGIGVPGPVSFRDGVPVSPPIMPGWDRFPVRELLSREHGCPAVVDNDVNIMAIGERHGGVAHSVDDFLFVKIGTGIGCGIYLTGEVYRGTDGCAGDIGHIQVDAHGPMCSCGNVGCLEALFSGAALAKEATAAARSGVSPALAERMAMRGVVTALDVAEGAVEGDVTCIQLIRDGGRQVGGVLAGLVSFTNPSMIVIGGGLAQLGHILLAEIRSVVYRRSLPLATGNLPVVLSELGGRAGVAGAAVLASDVAFAEAT is encoded by the coding sequence GTGCGGACCGTCGACCCCCTGCACGTCCGGCTGTTGCGGTTACTCCGCGACGAGGGGGCCGTGTCCCGGGCCGAGCTGGCCGACCGGCTCCAGATGCCCCGCCCGCGGCTGTTGGCCGAGCTGGATCGACTGGTCGCGTTGGGCTACGTCGCCGAAGCCGGGCTGGCCGCCTCCCGGGGCGGACGTCGCTCCACGCTCGTCGAGCTGAACCCGAAGCTGCGGTTCGCGGCCGTCGACCTGGGCGCCAGCTCGATGGACGTCGAGGTGGTCAACGGCCGGCTCGAACCGGTGGCCCACTACGCCGAAGCCGCCGACATCCGCAACGGACCGAAGGTGACCCTGCAACGGGTCAACGAGCTGCTGCACAAGGCCAAGGTCGACGGCGCGTACGAGCGGCTGGACGCGGTGGGCATCGGTGTGCCCGGCCCGGTCAGTTTCCGTGACGGCGTCCCGGTCTCGCCGCCGATCATGCCCGGCTGGGACCGCTTCCCGGTGCGCGAGCTGCTCAGCCGGGAGCACGGCTGCCCGGCGGTGGTCGACAACGACGTCAACATCATGGCGATCGGCGAGCGACACGGCGGAGTGGCCCACTCGGTGGACGACTTCCTCTTCGTGAAGATCGGCACCGGAATAGGGTGCGGGATCTACCTCACCGGCGAGGTCTACCGGGGCACCGACGGCTGCGCCGGGGACATCGGCCACATCCAGGTCGACGCGCACGGTCCGATGTGCTCCTGCGGCAACGTCGGCTGCCTGGAGGCGTTGTTCAGCGGCGCCGCGCTGGCCAAGGAAGCCACCGCCGCCGCCCGCAGCGGGGTGTCGCCGGCGCTGGCCGAGCGGATGGCCATGCGCGGCGTGGTTACCGCTCTCGACGTCGCCGAGGGCGCCGTCGAGGGGGACGTGACCTGCATACAGCTGATCCGTGACGGCGGACGGCAGGTCGGCGGGGTGCTCGCCGGCCTGGTCAGCTTCACCAACCCGTCGATGATCGTGATCGGCGGCGGGCTGGCCCAGCTCGGGCACATCCTGCTCGCCGAGATCCGCAGCGTGGTCTACCGCCGGTCGCTGCCGCTGGCCACCGGCAACCTGCCGGTCGTGCTGTCCGAGCTCGGCGGTCGGGCCGGCGTCGCCGGCGCGGCGGTGCTCGCCAGCGATGTCGCGTTCGCGGAGGCCACATGA
- a CDS encoding sugar ABC transporter ATP-binding protein has translation MSRSRRPHEPAVASRKTVVSEEETVAQSEENIATEPTDTGTDAPLIEAPADTVAGEVVLRLTDVVKTFPGVRALDGVQLEVRAGEVHCLLGQNGAGKSTLIKVLSGVHQPDSGEVEWRGEPVTFANPQAAMRAGIATIYQELDLVEDLSVAENAFLGHEHRSFGFVRRGRMARHTRQILGRLGHGEIPPGRMVRALPAAGKQIVSMARALSHEARLIIMDEPSAVLAHDEVGNLFRIIRELTAQGIAVIYISHRLEEIREIGDRVTVLKDGRTTAANLPARDTPTRDLVSRMTGRTIEYVFPDRPTDDTVGAELLQVEGLTRPGEFADVSLDVRAGEIVGIAGLVGSGRSELLETIYGARAAEAGTVRMTGRVLRPGSVGAAVRAGMGMAPEERKSQALLLGEPIYRNVTLATFGRYARLGFTDAAKERAEADRIAESLELRPRDVGRPVRTLSGGNQQKVVVGRWLLGGTRLLLLDEPTRGVDVGARAELYQVIRGLAAQGVGVLLVSSEVPEVLGLADRVLVMREGRVVREAPAGELDENTVLDLVMAGSLMEGAPA, from the coding sequence ATGTCGCGTTCGCGGAGGCCACATGAGCCCGCAGTCGCGAGCCGGAAAACCGTCGTGAGCGAGGAGGAGACCGTGGCCCAGTCCGAGGAGAACATCGCCACCGAGCCGACGGACACCGGCACCGACGCGCCGCTGATCGAAGCCCCCGCCGACACCGTCGCCGGTGAGGTCGTCCTGCGCCTGACCGACGTGGTCAAGACCTTCCCGGGGGTACGCGCCCTGGACGGCGTGCAGCTGGAGGTACGTGCGGGGGAGGTGCACTGCCTGCTCGGGCAGAACGGCGCCGGCAAGTCCACGCTGATCAAGGTGCTGTCCGGCGTGCACCAGCCGGACTCCGGCGAGGTCGAGTGGCGCGGCGAGCCGGTCACCTTCGCCAATCCGCAGGCCGCCATGCGCGCCGGCATCGCGACCATCTACCAGGAACTCGACCTGGTCGAAGATCTCTCGGTGGCGGAGAACGCCTTCCTCGGCCACGAGCACCGCAGCTTCGGGTTCGTCCGGCGCGGCCGGATGGCCCGGCACACCCGGCAGATCCTCGGCCGGCTCGGCCACGGCGAGATTCCGCCCGGGCGGATGGTCCGGGCACTGCCGGCCGCCGGCAAGCAGATCGTCAGCATGGCGCGGGCACTGTCGCACGAGGCCCGACTGATCATCATGGACGAGCCGAGCGCGGTGCTGGCCCACGACGAGGTCGGCAACCTGTTCCGCATCATCCGCGAGCTGACCGCACAGGGCATCGCTGTCATCTACATCTCCCACCGCCTGGAGGAGATCCGCGAGATCGGCGACCGGGTCACAGTACTCAAGGACGGCCGGACCACGGCGGCGAACCTGCCGGCACGCGACACCCCGACCCGCGACCTGGTCAGCCGGATGACCGGCCGGACCATCGAGTACGTCTTCCCGGACCGGCCGACCGACGACACGGTCGGCGCCGAGCTGCTCCAGGTGGAGGGGCTGACCCGTCCCGGCGAGTTCGCCGACGTCTCGCTCGACGTCCGCGCCGGTGAGATCGTCGGCATCGCCGGCCTGGTCGGCTCCGGCCGCTCCGAGCTGCTGGAGACCATCTACGGCGCCCGGGCCGCGGAGGCCGGCACGGTCCGGATGACCGGGCGGGTGCTACGTCCGGGCAGTGTCGGCGCGGCGGTGCGGGCCGGCATGGGGATGGCCCCCGAGGAACGAAAGAGCCAGGCGCTGCTGCTCGGTGAACCGATCTACCGCAACGTCACGCTGGCCACCTTCGGCCGGTACGCGCGGCTCGGCTTCACCGACGCCGCCAAGGAACGGGCCGAGGCCGACCGGATCGCCGAGAGCCTGGAGCTGCGGCCCCGGGACGTCGGCCGGCCGGTGCGCACCCTGTCCGGCGGCAACCAGCAGAAGGTGGTGGTCGGGCGCTGGCTGCTCGGCGGCACCAGGCTGCTGCTGCTCGACGAGCCCACCCGGGGCGTGGACGTGGGTGCCCGGGCTGAGCTCTACCAGGTCATCCGGGGTTTGGCCGCGCAGGGCGTCGGGGTGCTGCTGGTCTCCAGCGAGGTGCCCGAGGTGCTCGGCCTGGCCGACCGGGTCCTGGTGATGCGGGAGGGTCGGGTCGTCCGCGAGGCCCCGGCCGGCGAACTCGATGAGAACACCGTGCTCGACCTCGTCATGGCGGGGTCCCTGATGGAAGGCGCACCGGCATGA